One Candidatus Lernaella stagnicola DNA window includes the following coding sequences:
- a CDS encoding HD domain-containing phosphohydrolase: MSGEDSRWAELQEENARLKAEISALREALAHGDEALATSEIKLRIAYLATIQALVRAIEAKDPYTVGHSEMVANVAVAVARQLGMDEGERERLRIAATLMNVGKIGVPKQVLVKEGALDAAERVVLERHVGIGTQILDPVIYPWDIATLIFQSHERLDGSGYPKGLQGDAIEFDARVIGLSDTFVAMIADRGHRQARDESEVLEYFYEQAGKAFDEACVAALVQVLKGDEDLRAEIDRFTATTLNSAQE, encoded by the coding sequence ATGAGCGGCGAAGACTCTCGATGGGCTGAACTACAAGAGGAAAACGCCCGGCTTAAGGCGGAGATCAGCGCGCTGCGCGAGGCCTTGGCCCACGGCGACGAGGCTCTGGCCACATCGGAAATCAAACTCAGAATCGCTTACCTTGCCACGATCCAAGCCTTGGTTCGCGCCATCGAAGCGAAGGACCCCTACACCGTAGGCCATTCGGAAATGGTCGCCAATGTGGCGGTCGCCGTGGCGCGCCAACTCGGGATGGATGAAGGCGAGCGCGAACGCCTGCGCATTGCCGCAACGCTGATGAACGTGGGCAAAATCGGCGTACCCAAGCAGGTGCTGGTCAAAGAGGGCGCACTGGATGCCGCAGAGCGCGTCGTGTTGGAGCGGCATGTGGGAATCGGGACCCAAATCCTCGACCCCGTTATTTACCCGTGGGATATTGCCACGCTGATCTTTCAGTCACACGAACGCCTTGACGGCAGCGGTTATCCCAAAGGCCTGCAGGGCGACGCGATTGAATTCGACGCCCGCGTGATCGGCCTTAGCGACACCTTCGTGGCCATGATCGCCGACCGCGGCCATCGTCAAGCTCGAGACGAAAGCGAAGTGCTCGAGTACTTCTACGAACAGGCGGGCAAAGCGTTCGACGAAGCGTGCGTCGCCGCGTTGGTGCAGGTTCTCAAGGGCGACGAAGATCTGCGCGCGGAAATTGATCGCTTCACTGCCACGACATTGAACTCCGCCCAGGAGTGA
- a CDS encoding sulfatase, translating to MLTQRNRTIFLRITIAIFALVVLLLPGCKNLKQGRTGRQAKPPVVIFVIDTWRADHAGCYGYERNVTPNIDRWSQQATRFVTAHSPSSWTVPAMASMFTGVYPWSHGVVKAEISDASKVDYQPTLAEQFTTLAEAMKAAGYETFGVSGNYHLHEKYGMAQGFDHYTAFGFRTRDPVDLQIKDWLPKLQQLQRQGKPYFLFVLYFDPHHPYLPVEPFISQWRPDYDEDKLRELVGESFAKRAYAGDYDNDPKTLQIFKDLYDSEIAAADNSVGRWLKELPGIDDALVVVTADHGEAFADHQNMIHGTDLYNETVHVPLLVKFPGGEYAGKAPTHAVSTVDLYPTIADYTGASLPAYLEGQDLLAGLAKPDAKRYLFAETERAEQAHWRAVITTQEKWVMRASDKVQKFYNLLADPTEQRDLYVPEHEPSSKFYAVWVKHNRHKPLYEPGSAGEVTKELRDTLKELGYL from the coding sequence ATGTTGACTCAACGAAACAGGACGATTTTTCTCCGGATCACAATCGCGATATTCGCCCTTGTCGTGTTGCTGTTGCCGGGATGCAAAAACCTGAAACAGGGCCGGACCGGGCGGCAGGCGAAGCCGCCGGTGGTGATATTCGTGATCGACACGTGGCGGGCCGATCACGCGGGTTGCTACGGTTACGAACGCAACGTGACGCCGAATATCGATCGCTGGTCCCAGCAGGCGACGCGTTTCGTCACCGCCCATTCGCCGTCGAGTTGGACCGTCCCGGCGATGGCGTCGATGTTCACCGGTGTGTATCCGTGGTCGCACGGCGTGGTGAAAGCCGAGATTTCCGACGCGAGCAAAGTAGACTATCAGCCCACACTGGCCGAGCAGTTCACGACCTTGGCCGAGGCGATGAAAGCGGCCGGATACGAAACCTTCGGCGTGTCGGGCAATTACCATCTGCATGAGAAGTACGGCATGGCGCAGGGTTTCGATCATTACACCGCGTTTGGCTTTCGCACCCGCGATCCGGTCGATCTGCAAATCAAGGATTGGTTGCCCAAGCTGCAGCAACTGCAGCGGCAGGGTAAGCCATATTTCTTGTTCGTGCTTTACTTCGACCCGCACCACCCCTACTTGCCGGTCGAGCCTTTCATCAGCCAGTGGCGGCCGGATTACGATGAGGACAAGCTGCGCGAACTGGTGGGCGAAAGTTTCGCGAAGCGGGCCTACGCGGGGGATTACGACAACGACCCGAAAACCTTGCAGATCTTCAAAGACTTGTATGATTCGGAAATCGCCGCCGCGGACAATTCCGTCGGGCGCTGGCTCAAGGAGTTGCCCGGCATCGACGACGCCTTGGTGGTCGTGACCGCCGATCACGGCGAAGCCTTCGCCGATCACCAGAACATGATTCACGGCACCGACTTGTACAACGAGACGGTGCACGTGCCACTGCTCGTGAAATTCCCGGGCGGCGAGTACGCCGGAAAGGCGCCAACTCACGCAGTGAGCACCGTCGATTTATATCCGACGATTGCCGATTACACGGGCGCTTCGCTTCCGGCCTACCTGGAAGGACAAGACCTGCTGGCCGGGCTGGCCAAGCCCGACGCGAAACGTTACCTGTTCGCCGAGACCGAGCGGGCCGAGCAAGCGCATTGGCGGGCGGTCATTACGACTCAGGAGAAGTGGGTAATGCGGGCTTCGGATAAGGTACAGAAGTTTTACAACTTGCTGGCCGATCCGACCGAGCAACGCGATCTTTACGTGCCCGAGCACGAGCCCTCGTCGAAATTCTATGCGGTGTGGGTCAAGCACAATCGGCACAAGCCGCTTTACGAGCCGGGCAGTGCGGGCGAGGTGACCAAAGAATTGCGCGATACGCTCAAGGAGTTGGGATACCTGTAG
- a CDS encoding sulfatase, with protein MRNWYARSLLVIALALVMALGASCFGRRGPDKPHVVLIVIDTLRADHVGSYGYTRPTTPNLDFFAKDAVQFDNCQAPASWTVPSMASMFAGVYPWRHDIQTAETTGQRGIKTQAKMSDAFLTIAESLQKAGYETLGVTANTHMDPKYGMAQGFEHYEVFNFANRKPVNKQLKTWSKKLRRLHRRGKPYFLYVHYFDPHHPYLPVRPFLDNWRPGVKLADVKPMIKDQFIPKVTSGYFYDHPAKMQLLIDLYDAEIAGVDASVRKLLDMLPGDDNMMVIITADHGEAFGDHKNMLHGGDLYAEQLHVPLIIRFPKRQYAGRAVGNLTSLIDLYPTIATAAGAQKPPYLDGVDLAAYLGAEPPKRERVYAHISRDPAYLWSAVIGSKTKWMFHGKLHHELLFDLAEDPHELHNLSEKNKEQCAAWRKHWEQRPNPGVLFTAGTTGEEIDPKLREQLRNLGYL; from the coding sequence TTGCGGAATTGGTACGCACGAAGCCTGCTTGTTATCGCGTTGGCGCTGGTCATGGCGCTGGGCGCGTCGTGCTTTGGGCGGCGGGGGCCGGACAAGCCCCATGTCGTGCTGATCGTCATCGACACCTTGCGCGCCGACCACGTGGGAAGCTACGGCTACACGCGGCCCACAACGCCGAATCTGGACTTTTTCGCCAAGGATGCCGTTCAATTTGACAACTGCCAGGCACCCGCAAGTTGGACGGTGCCGAGCATGGCTTCGATGTTCGCCGGCGTGTACCCGTGGCGGCACGATATTCAGACCGCGGAAACCACCGGCCAGCGGGGCATCAAGACCCAGGCGAAAATGAGCGACGCCTTCCTCACCATTGCCGAGAGCTTGCAGAAAGCGGGCTACGAAACCCTCGGCGTTACCGCCAACACGCATATGGACCCCAAATACGGCATGGCACAGGGCTTCGAGCACTACGAAGTGTTCAATTTCGCCAACCGCAAGCCGGTCAACAAGCAGCTTAAAACGTGGTCGAAAAAACTGCGGCGCCTTCATCGGCGCGGCAAGCCGTATTTTCTGTACGTGCATTATTTCGACCCGCACCATCCGTATTTGCCGGTGCGGCCCTTCCTGGATAACTGGCGGCCCGGCGTCAAGTTGGCCGACGTCAAGCCGATGATCAAGGACCAGTTCATTCCCAAGGTCACCTCGGGATACTTTTACGATCATCCGGCCAAGATGCAGCTACTGATCGATCTGTACGACGCCGAAATTGCGGGAGTCGACGCGTCGGTCCGCAAGCTGTTGGACATGCTGCCCGGCGATGACAATATGATGGTCATCATCACCGCGGATCACGGCGAGGCTTTCGGCGACCATAAGAACATGCTCCACGGCGGCGATTTGTACGCCGAGCAATTGCACGTGCCGTTGATAATTCGTTTTCCGAAGCGCCAATACGCGGGCCGCGCGGTCGGCAACCTGACCAGCTTGATCGATCTGTACCCGACCATCGCCACAGCCGCCGGGGCCCAGAAGCCGCCCTACCTGGATGGCGTGGATCTCGCGGCGTACCTGGGCGCCGAACCACCGAAGCGCGAGCGGGTCTACGCGCACATCTCGCGGGATCCTGCCTACTTGTGGTCGGCGGTCATTGGGTCGAAAACCAAATGGATGTTTCACGGCAAGCTTCATCACGAACTGCTGTTCGACCTGGCTGAAGATCCGCATGAGCTGCACAATCTGTCTGAGAAAAACAAGGAGCAATGCGCCGCGTGGCGCAAGCATTGGGAGCAGCGACCGAATCCGGGCGTACTGTTTACCGCCGGCACGACCGGCGAGGAAATCGACCCCAAGCTACGCGAACAATTGCGGAATCTGGGTTATTTGTGA
- a CDS encoding TIGR02266 family protein encodes MAKKTTTKAKKGSQASDQRRDARVPLKARVDYELLSEDTFLFEYTSNLSRGGIFLATRNPLPIGTHLSLRFTLPENGRIIDTNGQVAWINEYRPGGDNINPGMGIEFTDLNDEDREAIANLVKRKALLTE; translated from the coding sequence ATGGCCAAAAAAACCACGACCAAAGCCAAAAAAGGCTCGCAGGCAAGCGATCAACGTCGGGACGCTCGCGTTCCCCTCAAAGCGCGGGTTGACTACGAACTGCTATCGGAAGACACCTTCCTGTTCGAATACACCTCCAACCTAAGCCGCGGCGGTATTTTCTTAGCGACGCGCAATCCGTTGCCGATCGGTACGCATTTGAGTTTGCGATTCACGTTGCCCGAGAACGGCCGCATCATCGACACCAACGGCCAAGTCGCGTGGATCAACGAGTACCGGCCCGGCGGCGACAACATCAATCCCGGCATGGGCATTGAGTTCACCGATCTGAACGACGAAGACCGCGAGGCCATCGCGAACTTGGTCAAGCGCAAAGCCCTGCTCACCGAGTAA
- a CDS encoding radical SAM protein, whose amino-acid sequence MKIVLLRCGPRAAFDELLNPPLGLLYLAAVLRDRGDSVRVIDLKLAPPGHDPTGELRDFAPDVIGLSAFSPDAIDLARIAKLLRRSFPHTPLVVGGPHATSDPAATLDDGVIDFAVIGEGESTFPELLDRLPDRPHEVPGVVTKYEGELRWGPTREPIADPDTLPYPAWDLVDVPAYSRFHGATPVGKRPYMPVFTSRGCPFGCTYCHRIFGKTFRGRSAASVAGEIAALRDRFGIRTIEICDDIFNLQPARAIAICEAIADRTPGTQLSFPNGLRADTMTSEVLAAMRRAGTYYISYAIETATPRLQKMVCKNVNLEKARDVIAQTVAAGIFTNGQFMVGFPTETEADVRRTINYAVSTRFHSMSAYIFVPFPNSEIYEQVSDKIAGLKPQAHFDYHTGVVNCSEIPTPRLARLRRRMYLAFYLGRGRLLRTVWAHPDKASLPRLAWIVIKRLWRGVAASS is encoded by the coding sequence ATGAAGATCGTGCTGCTGCGCTGCGGCCCTCGCGCGGCTTTCGACGAGCTGCTCAATCCGCCACTTGGTTTGCTGTATTTGGCCGCCGTGCTACGCGATCGAGGCGATAGCGTCCGGGTGATCGATCTGAAGCTTGCCCCGCCCGGCCACGACCCGACGGGTGAGCTGCGCGACTTCGCGCCCGATGTTATCGGTTTGAGCGCCTTCTCGCCCGACGCGATCGATTTGGCCCGCATCGCGAAGTTGCTGCGCCGCTCTTTTCCGCACACGCCATTGGTTGTCGGCGGTCCGCACGCCACCAGTGATCCGGCCGCCACGCTGGATGATGGCGTTATTGATTTCGCCGTCATCGGGGAAGGTGAGTCGACGTTTCCGGAATTGTTGGACCGACTGCCGGATCGGCCGCACGAGGTGCCGGGCGTCGTAACCAAATACGAAGGCGAACTTCGTTGGGGGCCGACGCGCGAGCCGATTGCCGACCCGGACACGCTGCCCTACCCGGCCTGGGATCTGGTGGACGTGCCGGCCTACAGCCGTTTTCACGGCGCCACGCCGGTGGGTAAGCGGCCGTACATGCCGGTCTTCACCTCACGTGGCTGCCCGTTCGGCTGCACGTACTGTCACCGCATTTTCGGAAAAACGTTTCGCGGACGGTCTGCCGCAAGCGTGGCCGGGGAGATCGCCGCCCTGCGTGACCGCTTCGGCATCCGCACGATTGAAATCTGCGACGACATCTTCAACCTGCAGCCCGCGCGCGCCATCGCGATATGCGAAGCGATTGCCGACCGCACGCCCGGTACGCAACTCTCGTTTCCCAACGGCCTGCGGGCCGACACAATGACCTCCGAAGTGCTCGCCGCCATGCGACGGGCGGGCACGTATTACATCAGCTACGCCATCGAAACCGCCACGCCGCGGCTGCAGAAGATGGTGTGCAAGAACGTTAACCTAGAGAAGGCTCGGGACGTTATCGCGCAGACCGTCGCCGCGGGCATTTTCACAAACGGCCAGTTCATGGTGGGCTTCCCCACCGAAACCGAGGCCGACGTGCGCCGCACGATCAATTATGCCGTGAGTACCCGATTCCATTCGATGAGCGCCTATATTTTCGTGCCCTTCCCGAATTCGGAAATCTACGAGCAGGTCAGCGACAAAATCGCCGGGCTGAAACCGCAGGCGCATTTCGACTACCACACCGGCGTGGTCAATTGCAGCGAGATCCCCACCCCGCGACTCGCGCGACTGCGCCGGCGCATGTATCTGGCCTTTTACCTCGGGCGCGGTCGCTTGCTGCGCACCGTATGGGCGCACCCGGACAAGGCTTCGCTGCCGCGGCTGGCCTGGATTGTCATCAAGCGTTTGTGGCGGGGTGTGGCGGCGTCGAGTTAG
- the gap gene encoding type I glyceraldehyde-3-phosphate dehydrogenase, with protein sequence MALRVAINGFGRVGRSVLRTALQRNVDLEFVGINDLTNPEKLRLSFKYDSIHGVFHENIALDGKYLVVGGNRIRLTAVKNPARLPWKELGVDVVIDSTGVFRTRDQLEGHLRAGAKKVVLAVPPKDALDATIVMGVNSDMLHSGMKLVSNASCTTNCAAPVVKVLNDNWGIMRGYMVTVHAYTNDQRLLDFPHKDPRRARAAVQSIIPTTTGAAKAIGQVIPELEGKLQGMAYRVPVADGSVVDLVVELRKKASVRSINNAMKQASMTDLRGILQYTTDPIVSVDIIDNPHSSVFDSLLTQTLNGNWVKVSSWYDNEWGYSNRIIDLLERLFYV encoded by the coding sequence ATGGCACTGCGCGTAGCGATTAACGGATTCGGTCGTGTCGGGCGCTCCGTTCTACGGACCGCCCTGCAGCGAAACGTCGACCTGGAATTCGTCGGCATTAATGATTTAACCAACCCCGAGAAACTGCGCCTTTCGTTCAAATACGACTCGATTCACGGCGTGTTTCACGAAAACATCGCGCTGGACGGCAAGTATTTGGTGGTCGGCGGCAATCGAATTCGCCTCACGGCGGTCAAAAACCCCGCCCGGCTGCCCTGGAAAGAACTCGGCGTGGACGTGGTCATCGATTCCACGGGCGTGTTTCGCACGCGCGACCAGCTCGAAGGACACCTGAGGGCCGGCGCCAAGAAGGTCGTGTTGGCGGTTCCGCCTAAGGACGCGCTGGACGCGACAATCGTCATGGGCGTCAACAGCGACATGCTCCACAGCGGCATGAAATTGGTGTCCAACGCTTCCTGCACAACCAACTGCGCCGCCCCCGTGGTCAAGGTACTCAACGACAACTGGGGCATAATGCGCGGTTACATGGTCACGGTGCACGCCTACACCAACGACCAGCGTTTGCTGGACTTCCCCCACAAGGACCCGCGGCGGGCCCGCGCGGCGGTGCAGTCGATCATCCCCACGACGACCGGCGCGGCCAAAGCGATCGGCCAGGTCATTCCGGAGCTGGAAGGCAAGCTGCAGGGCATGGCTTACCGCGTGCCTGTGGCCGACGGTTCCGTAGTCGATTTAGTGGTCGAGTTGCGTAAGAAGGCGTCGGTTCGGTCGATCAACAACGCGATGAAGCAGGCTTCAATGACCGATCTGCGGGGCATTTTGCAGTATACGACCGACCCCATCGTGTCGGTGGATATCATTGACAATCCGCACTCGTCGGTTTTCGATTCGCTGCTGACCCAAACCCTGAACGGTAATTGGGTGAAGGTATCGAGTTGGTACGACAACGAGTGGGGGTATTCCAACCGCATCATTGACCTGCTGGAGCGCCTCTTCTACGTCTAA
- a CDS encoding methyl-accepting chemotaxis protein yields MAFAGTDKRKRYFIDKTFQGKFVALLVVFIVSLGIAGVLILWLGGDSAGNTAEADIDGAMIAMLLVVMLFVGLTVWYGVRFSHRIVGPVYAFNRHLNWVRDGNYTRDLHLREKDEFQNLAQVFNATQALLRQRAREEVEIFTQVDAGLTELLELMAADDFDKNRAQELVKNLRQKAEGAKVKDEGLITP; encoded by the coding sequence ATGGCATTTGCGGGAACCGATAAGCGAAAACGCTACTTCATCGATAAAACCTTCCAGGGCAAGTTTGTTGCGCTGTTAGTTGTCTTCATTGTCTCGCTCGGCATTGCCGGCGTTTTGATTCTCTGGCTCGGCGGTGACTCAGCCGGAAACACTGCGGAAGCCGACATCGACGGTGCCATGATCGCCATGCTTTTGGTGGTGATGCTCTTCGTCGGACTGACCGTCTGGTACGGCGTGCGCTTCTCGCACAGGATTGTCGGCCCCGTGTACGCCTTCAATCGACACCTGAATTGGGTGCGCGACGGCAACTACACCCGCGACCTGCACTTGCGCGAAAAAGATGAATTCCAGAACCTCGCGCAAGTCTTCAACGCCACGCAGGCCCTGTTGCGCCAACGCGCCCGCGAAGAAGTCGAAATCTTCACGCAGGTGGATGCCGGCCTCACGGAACTGCTTGAGTTGATGGCGGCCGACGACTTCGACAAAAACCGCGCGCAGGAGTTGGTGAAGAATCTGCGGCAGAAAGCCGAAGGCGCGAAGGTAAAAGACGAGGGCCTAATCACGCCATGA
- a CDS encoding response regulator, which translates to MSIQRSYRPPHSPLRGILCVSGDGPTAQELCRMLRKRRFRAEAAVSMAEALAKIEQYTPSLVLIDFHLADGTGVELASRLRDMPRTAKLPVLMLATAFQAEHYRAHLGPEGPQGWLHKPVDESTLAKAVQLWIGARVRDRSRPVESGEIESTRSLPEGGGTFAELPVARVLVLAGRRGRGQLVIERHEHWLRISLKKDAIEGVSSSYIDAISLGRMLLLSGRINSDALRDAQPAVAAGTRLGEWLIEHGLLTKEELYQHLRQQITVKLTDLFSWRWYDAAWTYDPTDLPLNEHVAEHLGLKDIVFTGIAKYYDRDRLEMIFTKRRRLQRPLIPTTPHVDDLPVAARRILQAADGRSISAQVRARAGMEVLRFYQIVYALWVLDLVRFGDPVEDKGRTVGLDDELFFAARETVGKSR; encoded by the coding sequence ATGAGCATACAACGGTCATACAGGCCGCCTCACTCTCCTTTGCGCGGGATCTTGTGCGTGTCCGGCGACGGTCCGACCGCCCAAGAACTATGTCGGATGTTGCGAAAACGCCGCTTTCGCGCCGAAGCAGCCGTGAGCATGGCCGAGGCCCTGGCCAAGATCGAGCAATACACCCCCTCGCTCGTCTTGATCGATTTCCATTTGGCCGACGGCACCGGCGTCGAGCTCGCCAGCCGCCTGCGCGACATGCCGCGCACGGCTAAATTACCGGTGCTGATGCTGGCCACGGCATTCCAGGCTGAGCACTATCGCGCCCATCTGGGTCCTGAAGGCCCGCAGGGTTGGCTGCACAAGCCCGTCGACGAAAGCACGCTGGCCAAAGCTGTGCAGTTGTGGATCGGGGCCCGCGTGAGGGACCGGTCGCGACCGGTCGAGAGCGGCGAAATCGAAAGCACGCGCTCCCTACCCGAGGGCGGAGGAACTTTCGCGGAGCTACCCGTCGCTCGGGTTTTGGTGTTGGCCGGGCGACGCGGTCGGGGTCAACTCGTCATTGAACGTCACGAGCACTGGTTGCGGATTTCGCTGAAAAAGGACGCCATCGAGGGCGTCTCGAGTTCCTATATCGATGCAATCTCACTGGGGCGTATGCTGCTTTTATCGGGCCGGATCAACAGTGACGCCTTGCGGGATGCGCAACCGGCGGTTGCCGCCGGTACTCGCTTGGGCGAATGGTTGATCGAGCATGGATTGCTCACCAAAGAGGAATTGTATCAGCATCTGCGGCAGCAGATCACGGTCAAGCTGACCGATCTGTTCTCTTGGCGCTGGTATGATGCCGCGTGGACCTACGATCCGACCGACCTACCCTTGAACGAGCATGTGGCCGAGCACCTGGGTCTAAAAGATATTGTTTTCACCGGAATCGCCAAATACTACGACCGCGACCGGTTGGAAATGATTTTCACAAAGCGGCGCCGTTTGCAGCGCCCCCTCATTCCCACGACGCCTCACGTTGACGACCTGCCCGTGGCGGCGAGACGAATTTTGCAGGCGGCCGATGGGCGATCGATTTCCGCCCAGGTGCGCGCGCGCGCCGGGATGGAAGTGTTGCGCTTCTATCAGATTGTTTATGCGTTATGGGTGTTGGACTTAGTACGCTTCGGCGATCCGGTTGAAGACAAGGGACGTACCGTCGGTTTGGACGACGAACTGTTCTTCGCGGCGCGCGAAACCGTCGGCAAAAGCCGTTAG
- a CDS encoding SpoIID/LytB domain-containing protein — translation MTAVSRIMPKITAVSVLLFLLLGLAGPAVAADDITVRALFAKTPSEVRLQAPGRHISDAGGATLPAEDCRIVLAGPERGVVCGEQRLTRAPFVLAQTAAGTTFLIHVGTEKRRYSGALRLAERDQRLRLEITLPLDDYVAGVLAAETVHDEKAYLEALAVVVRHHALAAGDQGRRPVADDTRVQMFRGLPTGPRAKNLSDVARRTAAWTLSVDGRRAPAFYHACCGGRTRHVRDVWPKLASWSHLHGVRCADEEGRAWCRDNKWYRWNRRVPLEKWTAFLQSKFGAARAERRHGNPLISLTGGGSVPAWRFRMTLCRELGWNTAPSDDFAISNQAHIVMLDGKGFGHRVGLCQAGALAQAKAGRSAEDILHFYFPEARIW, via the coding sequence ATGACCGCAGTTTCGCGCATTATGCCGAAAATCACCGCCGTTAGCGTCCTGCTTTTTCTGCTGCTCGGCCTCGCCGGACCAGCGGTCGCCGCGGACGATATCACGGTGCGCGCTCTCTTCGCCAAAACGCCGAGCGAGGTGCGTCTGCAAGCGCCCGGGCGGCACATCAGCGACGCGGGGGGCGCAACATTGCCCGCCGAGGATTGCCGCATCGTTCTGGCTGGTCCCGAGCGCGGCGTCGTTTGTGGCGAACAACGTCTGACCCGCGCCCCCTTTGTTCTGGCTCAAACCGCCGCCGGCACCACATTCCTCATTCATGTCGGGACTGAAAAACGGCGCTACTCGGGTGCGCTGCGACTGGCCGAGCGCGACCAACGGCTGCGGCTGGAGATCACACTGCCCCTCGACGACTACGTGGCCGGCGTACTGGCCGCCGAAACCGTTCACGATGAAAAAGCCTACTTGGAAGCCCTCGCCGTCGTCGTGCGGCACCATGCCCTGGCGGCCGGCGACCAAGGCCGGCGACCGGTTGCCGACGACACCCGCGTTCAGATGTTCCGCGGCTTGCCCACCGGTCCGCGCGCCAAAAACCTGAGCGACGTCGCTCGCCGCACCGCCGCCTGGACCTTGTCGGTGGACGGCCGGCGCGCGCCGGCTTTTTATCACGCTTGTTGCGGCGGTCGCACCAGACATGTCCGTGACGTGTGGCCCAAACTCGCCTCGTGGAGCCACCTGCATGGCGTGCGGTGCGCCGACGAGGAAGGTCGCGCCTGGTGCCGCGACAACAAGTGGTATCGATGGAATCGCCGTGTGCCGCTGGAGAAGTGGACGGCGTTTTTGCAGTCGAAATTCGGCGCTGCGCGGGCCGAACGCAGGCACGGCAATCCGCTGATCAGCCTCACCGGCGGCGGCAGCGTGCCCGCTTGGCGTTTCCGTATGACCTTGTGTCGCGAGTTGGGATGGAACACCGCGCCGTCGGATGATTTCGCGATCTCCAACCAGGCGCACATTGTGATGCTCGACGGCAAGGGCTTTGGGCACCGGGTCGGGCTCTGTCAGGCCGGGGCGCTCGCGCAGGCTAAGGCGGGTCGCAGCGCCGAGGACATCCTGCATTTTTACTTCCCAGAGGCCAGAATCTGGTGA